A genomic segment from Malus domestica chromosome 05, GDT2T_hap1 encodes:
- the LOC114819225 gene encoding presequence protease 1, chloroplastic/mitochondrial-like: protein MSLSNTSKKRVFGITFQTIQNDSTGVANILQQSVICGSRKYPLKRPFDVLVLKSFSTYMYCKVMADRTYYSGNCTTTKELHNFVDLLPMLSSFLIVWRTSRFSGNRVCVMSLTTHPKIYLIKDLSSIR from the exons ATGTCTCTGTCCAACACCTCCAAGAAAAGGGTCTTCGGcattactttccaaacgatacA GAACGATTCGACTGGAGTGGCCAACATATTGCAGCAGAGTGTGATATGTGGGTCAAGAAAGTACCCATTGAAAAGACCATTTGACGTGTTGGTTTTAAAGAGCTTCAGTACTTATATGTATTGTAAAGTCATGGCTGATAGGACCTATTACTCTGGTAATTGCACAACTACAAAG GAATTGCATAATTTCGTTGATCTACTCCCGATGCTGTCTTCTTTCCTAATTGTGTGGAGGACATCCAGATTTTCTGGCAACAGGGTTTGCGTTATGAGCTTAACGACCCATCCGAAGATTTATCTTATCAAG GACTTGTCTTCAATCA